In the Gorilla gorilla gorilla isolate KB3781 chromosome 1, NHGRI_mGorGor1-v2.1_pri, whole genome shotgun sequence genome, gtgggcacctgtaatcccatatacttgggaagctgaggcaggagaatcacttgaacccgggaggtggaggttgcagtgagccgatatcacgccaccgtacactccagcctgggcaacagagcaagactccgtcttaaaaaatgaaagaaagaaagaaagtaaaacaggTATATAGAAGATACTGAGAATATTTTCTACAACTGTAGGCAAATGCATTTGAAAGAAAGCCTCAATGAAATGGATGTTCTCCTAGAAAAAGTACAAGTTATCAAAATTGATGAGAGGGTAAGGGAGAAACAGCTGGAGAAAAGTGCCAGAGAaatagtcttaaaaaaaaaaaaattccaggcctAGATATATATACCACTTAATTCTTTCAAATCTTtgaatatcacattttctttgttatttaaacttttctggctgggcgtggtggcttatgccgtaatcccagcactttgggaggcccaggcgggcgtattacctgaggtcaggagttcaagaccagcctggccaacatggtgaaaccccatctctactaaaaatacaaaaattagccaggcgcagtggcgtgcacctgtcatcccagctacttgggaggctgaggcaggacaatcacttgaacctgggaggcagaggttgcagtgagccgagatcataccattgcactccagcctgggcaacaagagcaaaactccatctcaaaacaaaaacaaaacttttttgaaGTATAAATAAATAGTCTTTTCTTTGCAGGTTACTTAAGTATAGTTATATTTTCATAACATGGCTTAATAATTTATTGTGCCATCCAGCTGAGATGTATAAATCAAAAACACAGCAGTGATTTTAACGTTTAAACAGGACAGtctacaaaaaaggaaatacaaatggctcaaacaaataaacagatacCTAACTTCattcttgtttgttttaaagagataaggtctcactctgttgcctagactctggagcacagtggtgcaatcatggctcactgcagcctcaaatttctgggcttaagcaatcctcctgcctcagcctcccaagtagctgggacttcggGTGTGCAGTACCACACTtcgctaattaaaaaaaaaaaaaaaaattgtagggatgaggtcttactatgttgccaacctcatcttgaactcatggcctcaagtgatcttccttcctGCGTAGGCCctcaaagggctgagattattataggtgtgaaccaccacgcccagtccccAACCTTATTCTTAAGTGAATATACAAAATTCTACTGAgattaaaatgccatttttaaagagattagGAAAGATCAAAACATTTGATAACACTTACAAAGATTTAATAGGCACTCTCATGCATTgtgggtgggactgtaaattggCACAATCCTTATAGATGGCAACTTGCCAATATCTATCAAAAGTAAAAATGCACATATCTTAACCTAGTAATTCTAACTTTAGATTTCCAGCTTACAGTAACTCACTCATGTGCAATGTGACCTATATAAAAGGTTATAAAATgaatcattatttataatagcaaaaggtTAGGAAAAAATGTCAGCAGGGACTGCTCAAATATATtatggtacattcatacaatAACATCTGCAGTTATAGACCAAGAATCAAGAAACTCTTCATGTAACGACATGGGACAATCTCAAAAATATGTTACACAGAGAAGACAAGCTGAAGAACAGTATATACCGTACAATACCACTTAGGAAAAATATCTCTAGAGGGATATTTAAGGAAAAGATAACACTTTTTGGGAAGAGAAAATGAGTtctaaaggagggaaggagacttCACTGTTTatcattctgtgtcttttgaattttgaacaattttgaaatgaaaacatcCCAATGGAAATACAAGTCTTTTAGGTAAGTTCAAATGAGCATGTATTATATTTCTTTCATCTGACTGATAAACTTTTCCACAATTTCATTGAGTCTTTCAGGCTCCATTAGTTTATTTACCAACTCCTGCTCAACAGCCATTAGGGCTGGGCCAGTAAGCTTCTCTTGTCCCATGGTATTACATAAATATGTCTTAAGACGAGGCAGGGTAGAAAATGAGTTCTCAGTACTTGCTGAAGTAATTGGCCAAGACAAAGCAATATATAATAGCTTTGAGAGACAAGGAATATTACTGTGAAGACCATGCTGAATAAACAAACAGCCGAGACTGACGAAGTTTATGCAACTATCATCTATGACAAAGTTAAGCTTTGCATAATGTCGATAAaatctaagttctgggataatgTCCTCATCAAGTTTATAAAATTCCTGAACatgttttgctgttgtttcatTTAATGGTTCATTCCATTTAAATAACAGTTCtgaaatttgctttattttgcaaTAATCAAACTCTGAAAAACATAActttaaattttgtaatataGTATCTAATCCTTGGTAAtagatattaattttatattgttcTTCTGTTGAAGTAGGAAAAAACATATTATCTGAATTGCCAAGATCTACtgatttctgaatttttcttcttttctgaagaGAAGGTTTTTCAACTTTAAAACCTTTACAGgttattttttgacatatttcCTCTGTTCCATCCCAGATTGTTTTAAAGTATACGTCATTTCTTTCAGATGATAAACATTCCAAAATTGCTTCTATTtttgaagacaaagaaaaaatgtctATGGTTTTATTTTGAAGCTCTTTGGAAAGAATTCCTGTAACACTCAGCACTCGATACAGGAATTTCAAACAAAAGACAAATTCAAATTTGGAAACCAATGTCAGCAAATGACTCAATTCATCGGCGAAACTTGTATTTGAAGAATGGCTTGCTATAACTTCCAATGTTTCAATAATCTCTGGAAGACTGTCAATCACAGATAGTAATGTACGATCATGGACTGTCCAACATGATTGTGATATATGTTTCTTGCATGTTTTGTTTTGACTTAGCCTATAAATGTTTCGAAAATCTGCCAACATTTCCCCAGACATACAAATAGTGTTGAACAAAGAACTGAGAGTTTTTAGAGCATTTCGGAGTTCTTTTACTTCTTTACAAAACCTAATTATTGATAAATCCAAAAAGTGTGCATAACAATGTATGTATAAAGCTCTTGGTTCTTCTTTCTTGAATTCTGctgctattttattaaattttatcctCAAATTAGTGGTGCTATCATAGGCCTGGCCATGTATTTTATCCATATCAACTCCAATTTGCTGCAGATAAGTTTTGATAGTCCTATGTAAGTGGGTCCCAGTCATCTCCTCAGTATCAACAAAACCCAAGAATCTTTCCTTAATTAAGATAGCCTTTGATGATTTTTGTGGGTATCTTACACAAATTGAAAGCTGTTCTTTCATGGCACTATTGATTGTCTCATCACATATGATTGAAAATGCTGAGGAGTCATTGATCTCATTCACAATATCCTGCAACATTTCAGTCTTTATTATTTCGATAATATCACTTTGAATTTGTGTACTGTTATAGAAGTCAACTTGTGAATTCATAAGTCGAAATGTTTCTTCTCCTTTATCTTTTGCTCTCATTTCTAACAATTCTAAAAAATTGCCTTTATTCACAGATGAAACTGACTGGTCGTTTCCTCTTAAGGGTAAACACTGCtttccaagaaataaaatattttcaattataagCTTTAGGTACTTTTTATTTCCCTCAATCTGTTTCGAATGAATAGATAAATCGTCACTGACAGCTCCATCACAAAATTGGTATTCTCTCCAAAATTCCAATGACTTCAAATGCATTTCACTTTTTTCATGCTTTCTGAATTTTTCCAGGGTTTTTTTCCAATTAGAAGTTCCGTGGGTTGCAAATGACTCTCTTCCACAGCTAAAATATTTTTGGCAGAACAACTGGCATGAATAACAGAATGCCACATCTTTTTTACTGTTTTCCAAACACTCAAAATCTTCACAACAAGATTTTTTAATACTTCGTGATTTACCTTTAACTTTTTGTACTTTGGATGTACATTTTGGGTGACATAGTTCATCACTTATTTTCATAGATTTCATATTGTCTTTTTGTACTTCTATACTGGAACCAATTGCATGCTGACTGAATACTGATGAAGATGGTGAAACGCTTGGCTGTTCCGTACTACTACTAGCAACAGCATTACTGGGTTCACTAGGTGAACTCTTAGAAAGCTttgggagaaaatgagaaaagaacatttaacagttttcaaaaattaattaaaatatcaaatatatctaCTCTAATAACATAGTAAAATAAATGGCTGAGTTACAGTATGAGCTCCACTAGGGGGAAACATTAACAATTacatataacttatttatttgcAATCTAGATTCAGCATTAAATGTTTGAAGGACCTTTTGGTATGTAAttgtcataaaaataatttttattgctcAGATGACTCAAATTgtgtagtatttttttaaaagaagaacccagaggaaaaaaatacttcTGTTTAAACaatctacaaacacacacacacaccatatatgaatacataatacataaaatatatattaaatatataaatataatatatataataaataatatacaatatattataatatatttatattatattatatattatatatttatatttttatatattatagtatatattatacatatatataaaaaatctgggccaggtgcggtggctcatgcctgtaatcccagcactttgggaggccaaggtgggcagatcacctgaggccagcagttgagaccaggctggccaacatggtgaaaccccttctctactaaaaatacaaaaattaactgggcatggtagcaggcgctggtaatcccagctactcaggaggctgaggcaggagaatcgcttgaacccaggaggcaaaggttgcagtgagctgagatcacgccactgcactccagcttgggtggcagagcgagactgtctcaacaacaacaacaaaaaaaatctgcttattaaaaaaagacagtggtaaaaaaagttaaaacttacATCCACAATGACATCTGCTGTTGCTGTTACTGAAGAAACTGTATCTGTTAAAATAGAGCATAAATTCAAGATCTTATATACTATAACCTATAAAATAGCATCATAAACTATATTTGCTTATTTCAtatgagaaacaaaaagaaaatttagcatATAGACAGATTTATCAAGTATGACAAAACAATATTTATGTCAAATATCTTAACATCAACTTTTACCTTGTAAGACATCAGTGTTCATGATGGGCAAGGCAACATCGGTGTCTGCCAATGACACTATATTGCTTATAACTGGAGTCGTATCTTTCTTTGGAGAAAGAAGCTCTGTTGAAGTATCATGCACCACAGAAACAACACTtactgacaaaaacaaaaagatttcttATAAACAAGGCAAAATCAATCATCAGAAAGTACTGTTTAGTAATACTGTTTCAAGAAATAATGCAAGCATCTAATAGCTTAAGGAATTGGTAGGTACTGAAGTGATTTTTATTAGGGCTTAGGAATAGCCAGGTTCTTTAGTATCGTATTTATAATTACAACACTACACTGAAAATTTACACTTCTCCAACATTTTATGTCTTTTACCTTTGTACACAATTTCCCAgtccttttaaataatttgtttaaaattataagcaaatttttctgtgaaattactcatgaagaaaagagattctgATCGAATCTCCTAATGGGCATCTATTTCAAACTCTTCCAGGATTCATAAACCTTAACATCAATGGAGCGCTAGGTTGGTGCCCAAGCTACTATTGCAGAAATTTCTGTAACAAGCCAGTTTGTATGACTTACAAATCCCAGAGGCATTAGTCACTCTATGGTCTATGTAAATAGCACCACTGGTCCTACATGAGGCTTTTTGATGGAATACTTAGTTGGCTCAgattatttgtgcttttttattattgagtcttAAAGCATTTAAAATCACCTCTATTTCATGTGAAAAATGTAATGAAAACTTGTTTTTACAAAACAGGGCTAAGTAAAACATTCTATATTCTAATAAAAGCAGTCTTGTAAATGTATTAAACTCTATATTGATCAAGTGCCTCCTATGTACCATGTTttgcagtaggtgctcaatatatattgatgtaaacatacatatattcatttactaaataatctaaaaaaagacatgtatcttttaatttttattattattatttttgagatggagtctcactctgtcgcccagactggagtgcaatggtgcgatcttggctcactgcaacctccaccacccaggttcaaatgattctcctgtctcagcctcctgagtagctgggactacagggacccaccaacacgcccatctaattttttttgtatttttagtagagacagggtttcaccatgttggccaggctggtctcaaactcctgacctcaggcgatctgcccactttggcctcccaaagtgctgggaatacaggcatgagccaccatgcttggcctacaAATATTAAATCTCTGGTGGTAAAGTAGCCTTCCTTTTatacaaaaatactgaaaaatagttCTTTGCAACAAGTTTAGattgttttgacttttaaaagtCAGTTTAATTTGAAAATGAATCAAGGTTATAAATTAAAgtcaaataatattatttattaataattactaAACCCCTACAATTGCTAAACAAACATTACCTGAAGAAGATTCCATCTTAGCTTTACTGTATGCAGAGAAACAATTAATAGAGCAGAAAAGCTCTGTCTTCCCCAAATCACTCGTAGTCTCAATCATTTCATCTGAGGGCTTCAATGGTTTGCAAGGAACAGATATAAGTGGTTTGGCAGGTTTCTGTTTagagattaaaataatattcatattcCTGGTATATGATATGTTGTTAATGAAGAACCTATCTATTACCACTGCTTTTAGTtggaatattaaaaagaataacaattaagacagtttttatattttcttaaaaagacaCTACAGATTGCAATAACTAAAAGAACATTGGcaaatttgaaaatgatttttattatttatcagatatatttaacagcaataataataatacctatgaaagcaataaggccaggtgcagtggctcctgcatgtaatcccagcactttgggaggccgaaacaggcagatcacctgaggtcaggagttcgagaccagcctggcaaacatagtgaaatcccatctctactaaaaatacaaaaaattagctaggtgtagtggcgagcgcctgtaatcacagttactcaggaggctgaggcaggagaatcacttgaacctgggtggcagatgttgcagtgagctgagattgtgccactgcactccagcctgggcaacaagagtgaaactccttttcaagggaaaaaaaaaaaaagcaatgaagaaagTGGTCACAGAAGTTCATTTCAGGCAGTCAAAGCCTACTGGATAAACAAAGGCCTTATATAGTTATAGATCTGTCCTCAATGGTAGCTTGGGAATTAACTTGGGAAGATGTCTACCGATGCTGAGGAGGAGCCAGGAAGGAGTGCTTAACTTAAATACCTTACAAGATACTGTGGGAATCACTGTTTTTCTAGGCTAACTTCATGGTAAAACTTACAAGCATATTGTAAGAAAGCAGCATACAAGCAATAGAAAGTATAGAGTACTGTGAGTTCAGTAAGTAGTAACTGTGCAAAAGAAAGGATATAAACTTTGAAAGGCAGGCATTACTGTAAAGATTATGCTCACCACCTATTCTTTCTAGTCAAACAGGAACCAATATTCCTGGATTTCAGAATATGTCAGAgcctaggcacagtggctcacgcctgtaatctcaactttCAGAGgttgaggcggggggatcacttgaacccaggagtttgagaccagactggtaAAATAGTGatacctcatctctaataaataaataaataaaaataaaaaattagcctagtgtggtggcgtgcgcctgtagtcccattacttgtgaggctgaggtgggaaggatcacttgagcccaggaagacagaggttgcagtgagccgagatcatgccattgcactccagcctgggtgacagagtaagactctgtctcaaaaaaagaaagaaaaaataatacatcaggctcagtgtggtggctcttgcccgtaatcccagcactttgggaggctaaggcaggaagatcacttgagcccaggagttcgagaccagcctaggcagcaaagtgagacccatctctacaaaaaacacaaacattaaccaggtgtggtggcgcatgcctgtggtcccagctacatgggaggctgaggcaggaggattgcttgaacaccTGAGGTTGGGCCTCCAGTGAGCtttgctcacaccactgcactccagcctccatccTGGGTGgaaaagcaagactcagtctaaaaaaaaaaaaaaaaaaaaatcaccgatGGAACAAAACTGCTTTTGGAGATGCCAAGTACAcagacaggctgggcacggtggctcacacctgtaatcccagcactttggcaggccgaggcgggcagatcatctgaggtcaggagttcaagaccagcctggccaacatggtggaaccccgtctctacaaaaatacaaaaattagctgggtgtggtggtgtgcgcctgtaaccccagctacttgggaggctgagatagaagaattgcttgaacctgggaggcggaggttgcagtgagctgagatcgtgccattgcacgccagcctgggcaacagagcaagactgtgtctcaaaaaaacaaaaacaaaacaaaacaaaacccaccaaagtacaaagacaaaaaaatacatatacgttttatttttgtgtgagaGAACAGGATATTGGCAAaggcacaacaaaacaaaaaggataattttgaaaatttctatttttatcctttattaGTATGAAAACCTTTTATATTTTGCGAAATCTTAACAATTCACTAATCTTTAACGTTAAGCAACAATAGtggcataatttatttttatttctttatttatttttgagacagagtcttgctctgttgtccaggctggagtgcagtggtatgatctcggctcactacaacctttaccttccccaggttcaagcaattctcctgcctcagcctcccgggtagctgggattataggtgtgtaccactatgctcggctaatttttgtatttttagtagagatagagtttcaccatgttggccaggctggtcttgaactcctgacctcaagtgatcctcccgttcggcctcccaaagtgctgggattacaggcgtgagccaccgcacctggcccaatagTGGTATCATTTATAATTAAGTTAGTTTAATATTCATAAGGGAAGGCTAACTTAATATATTCTATTAACATATGgccaaaataattacaattacATCTAAtaatccactttttaaaaataaaaagctacccCATTTTTAGATTCACATATTTGgacatttttctaattctggaTTATAGTTCACTAACATTGTAGATTTACTCCATTATCACTGTCACATGATGTCTTACATTCAGATGCAAGGGGAAAGTGTTAGGCTGTGCTTGTTAACTAACTCGTTTACCCAAATCAGTCTTGCCCCATCACATAAGCTGAACAACTGGGTACTcaatacaggttttttttttttttttttttttttgagacggagtctcgctctgttgcccaggctggagtgcagtggcacgatctcggctcactgcaagctccgcctcccgggttcacgccattctcctgcctcggcctcccgagtagctgggactacaggtgcccgccaccacaccccgctaattttttttttttttttttgtatttttagtagagatggggtttcaccatgttagccaggatggtctcgatctcctgacctcgtgatccacccgcctcagcctcccaaagtgctgggattacaggcgtgacccaccgtgcccggcatataggcttttaaaaacagaacaaggccggccgggcgcggtggctcacacctgtaatcccagcactttgggaggccgaggcgggcggatcacgaggtcaggagattgagaccatcctggctaacatggtgaaaccctgtctctactaaaaatacaaaaaattagccagacgtggtggtgggcacctgtagtcccagctactcgcaaggctgagacaggagaatggcgtgaacccgcgaggcggagcttgcagtgagctgagattgcgccactgcactccagcctgggcgacagagcgagactccgtctcaaaaaacaaacaacaacaacaacaacaacaaaaacaacccagAACAAGGCCTATTGagtgtcaaaaagaaagaaagaaagaaaaaaaggaatattatttCCTGCCTTTGGGAGAAGTCTTCTGTGCTTTCCGTTCTGGTCCCAAGGCAGGATACTCTCAAGATGGGGGCCATAGAAAAGATGTGAGTCACAAATGATCTATTTGAATTATGGCTTGTTTTGACTCCCATCttcaactgcttttttttttttttttttttttttgagacggagtctcactctgtcgcctaggctggagtgcaatggtgccatctcggctcactgcaacctccacctcctgggttcaagagattttcctgcctcagcctcccaagtagttgggattataggcgcctgccaccatgcccagctaattttggtattcttagtagaggcgggttttcaccatgttggccaggctggtctccaactcctgacctcaggtgatcggccagcctcggcctcccaaagtgctgggattataggcatcagccaccgcacccggccaactgcTTGTTTTTAAGGAAGTCTGTATAGGGATAGAGTTGGGTCTCAAAATATGATATGAACAAGCAACATATCTAAGAAGTCCCACCTCATCTCATTTGCTCTTTCTCTGCTCTCAGAAGCACCCACCCAGAGCTTGTCTATCAGAAATAGGGACAAATAATACTAATCTCACTGGATTATTTCCTCCTATGACTGATTCAGAGAAAGCatgtgatattttttgtttgtttttttaaagacaggttcttgctatgttgctcaggctggtcctgaactcctggctcaactgaacctcccgccttggtctcccaaagtgctgagataacaggtgtaagccaccatacctgtccACATGTGACATTCTTGATTCATCTTTCCATTGTTTGGTGTAAGAGTTAAACACgtggaattaaaaacaaaaacatggctaggctcacatctgtaatcccagcaccttaggagaccaaggcaggaggatcagctgagttcaggagttgtaagacaagcttgggcaacatagtaagagcttgtctctacaaaaaacttaaaaattagccaggtgtggtggcgtgtgcctgtagttccagctactcgggatgctgaggtgggaggatcacttgagctaagggggtcaaggctacagtgagccatgattgccactgcactccaagctggctgacaaagacctcgtctcaaaaaaaatcaaaataaataaaaaaaataaatagctgggcacagtggcttatgcctgtaatcccagttccttgggaggctgaggcaggagaattgcttgaacctgggaggcggaggttgcagtgagccaagattgtgccattgcactccagcctgggcaagacagcgagactccgtctcaaaaaaaataaataaggctgggtgtggtggttcatgcctgtaatcccagcactttgggaggccaaggcaggcagatcacgaggtcaggagatcgagaccatcctggctaacacaacgaaaccccatctctacttaaaatacaaaaaattagccaggcgtggtggtggcgggtgcttttagtcccagctacgtgggaggccgaggcaggagaatggcatgaacccgcgaggcagaacttgcagtgagccaaaatcgcgccactgcactccagcctgggtgacagaggaagcctccatctcaccaaaaaaaaaaaaaaaaaaaaaaagaaataaaataaaataaatacataaaaataaaaacaaaaatacttttgtGTTTGGGTTTTATTGACCAGCAGACTATTGTTATTTTTGCTATACTTATTTCTAGTTTATAAACTGGCTCCAGCCTGCTTGCCTTTTCTTTAAGGTGAGATAATCGATCTGAGATTATTTAGGAAAATCTCCATATAGCATTTATCATGAATTCTTATGCAAGAAGAAACTGTTAAAAGCCTTCTATTTCATCTTCATCAACTTATCGACATTATTCCAAAGGGTACCAAAAACtacttcccacattttcctagaGTGAAACAATTCATAGGCCAGTTAATAGAAGAAACAATAGGTCTTTATTCATACCTGCTTATATGCTGTAATACTCTTTGAACTATTAAAGTAATGAGACTGTCCTTCCATCTGAAGTATGTGGGACAGACTAGAGCTGGTGTAACAGTAAGTGCCACAGTTCTTACAGCAGTTCATGATGAAGTTGTTAGCAGAGTGAAACTTTGAAAGGCAGGCATTACTGCAAAGATTATGTTTCACATTTTGGTATTTTACTTCATACTGAATCTAGGATTTAATAAAAAGATTCAGTAAAAACTCTGATATTTAAGCAGAATCATCAGAATCCCTGTAAAGGTTATAATTGGAACTTACAATAGCAGTCTTCTGGCACATGCTGCACTTGGTCAAAATGCTATTAGTACATATGGTAacaaatggttttcttttttcttcatatgaTGAAAGACAAGATAGGCTGCAAAAAGTTTTGCAAGAGGTAGTGGTAGTGTCTTCCAGCTGGACACTGATCACATCCTTTGGATTTAAAATGTCTCTAAGAACAAATAACAAGGACATCATTAAACAGTTTAAACACAATTATAacttctttctctttataaatgaaATGACCTCTCAAATTAGAGTAAGAACATTAGCCTTGAAATAAGAAAACCTGAATTTGGTACCCAGTTCTGTCACATTTATACtccctaaattttaattttctcatctatacatTACAGATTATAAAGCACATCTAATagtgcagttttgttttttaagagatagggtcttgctgtgttgcccaagctgccctcaaattcctgggctcaagagattctcccacctcaatctcccacatagctaggattacaggcacataatcccaccatgcctgactttgaAGATGTAGTTTTGGAGACTAGCCAGCCTGTATTATTAGGTGGTGCTAGTGAAAACCGAGGGATGATGAGAGATCACATATTCACACGAGCAACTCTAGAATCTATAGGACAGACAATCTTAAAATATGGTCTTCAAATCCCTGGGGGAGTCCCCAagatcaaaactattttcatagtaagatgttatttgctttttcaccgtGTTGATGTTTGCAACATCACTTTGCAACTGATGTTGCAAAGCTAATGGTAGGACCCTGCAATCCCACTCCTTGGTAAACacccaaaaaaactgaaaacaggtaCTCAAACAAGCACATGTACATGCATATTCATACCAGCACTATACACTCAAAAGATGAAAAcagcccaaatgttcatcagtaagtgaatgaatgaataagcacaTTGTGTtacatacatacagtggaatattattcgcctattaac is a window encoding:
- the ZMYM1 gene encoding zinc finger MYM-type protein 1 isoform X2, with protein sequence MPKLIGIWKLFFRKKPISLELENSFASDTKMKEPLLGGECDKAVASQLGLLDEIKTEPDNAQEYCHRQQSRTQENELKINAVFSESASQLTAGIQLSLASSGMNKMLPSVSTTAIQVSCAGCKKILQKGQTAYQRKGSAQLFCSIPCITEYISSASSPVSSKRTCSNCSKDILNPKDVISVQLEDTTTTSCKTFCSLSCLSSYEEKRKPFVTICTNSILTKCSMCQKTAIIQYEVKYQNVKHNLCSNACLSKFHSANNFIMNCCKNCGTYCYTSSSLSHILQMEGQSHYFNSSKSITAYKQKPAKPLISVPCKPLKPSDEMIETTSDLGKTELFCSINCFSAYSKAKMESSSVSVVSVVHDTSTELLSPKKDTTPVISNIVSLADTDVALPIMNTDVLQDTVSSVTATADVIVDLSKSSPSEPSNAVASSSTEQPSVSPSSSVFSQHAIGSSIEVQKDNMKSMKISDELCHPKCTSKVQKVKGKSRSIKKSCCEDFECLENSKKDVAFCYSCQLFCQKYFSCGRESFATHGTSNWKKTLEKFRKHEKSEMHLKSLEFWREYQFCDGAVSDDLSIHSKQIEGNKKYLKLIIENILFLGKQCLPLRGNDQSVSSVNKGNFLELLEMRAKDKGEETFRLMNSQVDFYNSTQIQSDIIEIIKTEMLQDIVNEINDSSAFSIICDETINSAMKEQLSICVRYPQKSSKAILIKERFLGFVDTEEMTGTHLHRTIKTYLQQIGVDMDKIHGQAYDSTTNLRIKFNKIAAEFKKEEPRALYIHCYAHFLDLSIIRFCKEVKELRNALKTLSSLFNTICMSGEMLADFRNIYRLSQNKTCKKHISQSCWTVHDRTLLSVIDSLPEIIETLEVIASHSSNTSFADELSHLLTLVSKFEFVFCLKFLYRVLSVTGILSKELQNKTIDIFSLSSKIEAILECLSSERNDVYFKTIWDGTEEICQKITCKGFKVEKPSLQKRRKIQKSVDLGNSDNMFFPTSTEEQYKINIYYQGLDTILQNLKLCFSEFDYCKIKQISELLFKWNEPLNETTAKHVQEFYKLDEDIIPELRFYRHYAKLNFVIDDSCINFVSLGCLFIQHGLHSNIPCLSKLLYIALSWPITSASTENSFSTLPRLKTYLCNTMGQEKLTGPALMAVEQELVNKLMEPERLNEIVEKFISQMKEI